From the Methanoculleus caldifontis genome, the window AACTGGAGGGCAAATGTCGTCTTCCCGGTCCCGTAGGTGCCGACGATCGCGCAGATGCTCCGCTCGAGCAGCCCCCCAAGGAGCATCTCGTCGAGCCCCTCGACCCCGAACTTCACCCGGCCCTTCATCAGACCACCACCCTGATGTTGCGCACCTCAAACCCGCCCGCGGCCGAGATCTTCACCGAGAACTTCACGAGATCCTTGTCCTCGAGGCGGGGCATCACGCCCCGGAACTTCTCGAAGTGCATGACCCGCTGCCGGCGCTGCGCCCCGGTCTCCTCCCAGCGGAAGAGGAGCGTGGCGTCGACGCAGTCGGCGATCTCGAGCTCCTGAGACCGGGCCAGGATCCCGGAGGTGAGCAGGAGGTAGACGGTGGTGTTCCAGCGCTTCGCCGCCCGCTGCAGCCCGCGCAGGAAGGCGATGAACGCGTGCCACCGGACGGGGTCCGTGAGCGGGGGGGCGATCTCGGTCAGCGAGTCGAGGACGATCAGGCCGTTTTTAGGGCACCCGTCGAGCACCCGGGCGACCTCGGCCAGGATGCTCCCGTTCTCCTTGCGCTGCTTCTTCTGGAGACGTTCGATGACGCTCCCCTCGCCGTACCAGTCCGGGGGGACGATGCTCGCATCGAAGTAGAGCTCCGAGAGGTCGTGAAAGGCGATCTCCTCGTCGAGCCGGCCGTAGAGCCCCGGGCTGAAGGAGAGGGCGATCTCCTTGAGGATATCCTCCCGCATCCGGGTGAACGTCACGTACGAGATCCTCTCCGGGACCAGGAGGCTCTCATCGGCCTTCACGCTCTCCCTCAGGGTAGAGAGATGCATGATCGAGGTCTGGACGAACTCGATGTTGCCGGCACCGTGTTCCCCGAGGAGCAGCACCGCCGATCCCGGCGGGACGCCACCGTCGAGGACGGGGTCGAGCGAGGTGATCCCTGTCGGCATCCGTAGCGGGAGGCGGTCTTGCATGGATACGTTATATATGTGAATAGCGGTTAAAGCGTTGCGGTCTCCCTCGATATCACTGGAAGTTATCGCCATTGGGGGCATATCCTGCCAGAAACGCAGATTTATATGGATGCCGGTTCACATCACGTATAGTCATACGCGGTCTCTCCTGTCCGGGTCCGGGCAGGTGGTCGGGGTT encodes:
- a CDS encoding RAD55 family ATPase, producing MQDRLPLRMPTGITSLDPVLDGGVPPGSAVLLLGEHGAGNIEFVQTSIMHLSTLRESVKADESLLVPERISYVTFTRMREDILKEIALSFSPGLYGRLDEEIAFHDLSELYFDASIVPPDWYGEGSVIERLQKKQRKENGSILAEVARVLDGCPKNGLIVLDSLTEIAPPLTDPVRWHAFIAFLRGLQRAAKRWNTTVYLLLTSGILARSQELEIADCVDATLLFRWEETGAQRRQRVMHFEKFRGVMPRLEDKDLVKFSVKISAAGGFEVRNIRVVV